In the genome of Nocardioides sp. NBC_00368, the window ACGAGATCACCACCAGCGAGCTGACTGAATACATTCAGAACGACCAGGTCAAGGAGATCACGTTCGTCGACGGCGACCAGGAGATCAAGGCGACCCTGACCAAGGACGCCCGCAAGGGCAGCGCCGAGGTCACCACGTCGTGGGTCGACGGCGACCAGGAAGCGCTCATCGAGATGGTGCGCAAGGCCGAGGCCGAGGGCGACAACCTCAAGGAGTTCAACTCCGAGGTGGCCAAGCCCTCCGTGCTCGGCTCGATCCTGAGCTTCCTGCTTCCGTTCGTGCTGATCATCGTGCTGTTCCTGTTCCTGATGAACTCGGTCCAGGGCGGTGGCGGCCGCGGGGTCATGCAGTTCGCCAAGTCCAAGGCGAAGCTGATCACCAAGGACATGCCGAAGACGACGTTCGCCGACGTCGCCGGTGCGGACGAGGCCGTCGAGGAGCTCCAGGAGATCAAGGAGTTCCTGCAGGAGCCGGCCAAGTTCCAGGCCGTGGGCGCCAAGATCCCCAAGGGCGTGCTGCTCTACGGCCAGCCCGGAACCGGTAAGACCCTGCTCGCGCGAGCCGTCGCGGGCGAGGCCGGGGTGCCGTTCTACTCGATCTCCGGTTCGGACTTCGTCGAGATGTTCGTCGGTGTCGGTGCGAGCCGTGTCCGTGACCTGTTCGAGCAGGCCAAGGAGAACGCTCCCGCCATCGTCTTCATCGACGAGATCGACGCCGTCGGCCGTCACCGCGGCGCCGGCATGGGCGGTGGCCACGATGAGCGTGAGCAGACGCTCAACCAGCTCCTCGTGGAGATGGACGGCTTCGACGTACGCGGCGGGGTGATCCTGATCGCGGCCACCAACCGTCCCGACGTCCTCGACCCGGCGCTGCTGCGCCCGGGCCGTTTCGACCGCCAGATCCAGGTCGACGCCCCCGACCTCGCCGGTCGCGAGAAGATCCTGCAGGTCCACGCCCGCGGCAAGCCGCTGGCCGGCGACATCGACCTCGACTCGGTCGCTCGCCGCACCCCGGGCTTCTCCGGTGCCGACCTGGCCAACGTGCTCAACGAGGCCGCGCTGCTGACCGCGCGCAGCGACCAGAAGCTGATCACCAACAAGGCCCTGGACGAGGCCATCGACCGCGTGATCGCGGGCCCGCAGAAGCGTACGCGCCTGATGAGCGAGCAGGAGAAGCTCATCACCGCCTACCACGAGGGTGGCCACGCCCTGGTCGCAGCGGCGCTGCCGGGTCCGGACGTGGTCCAGAAGATCACGATCCTGCCGCGCGGCAAGGCGCTGGGCTACAACCTGGTGATGCCCGACGACGATCAGTACAGCCAGACCCGCTCGTCGATGCTCAACAAGCTCTCCTACATGCTCGGCGGCCGTGCCGCGGAGGAGCTCATCTTCCACGACCCGACGACCGGCGCCGGCAACGACATCGAGAAGGCGACCAACCTCGCCCGCGCGATGGTCACCCAGTTCGGTATGACCGAGCGTCTGGGTGCGATCAAGCTCGGGGAGTCCAACGGCGAGCCGTTCCTGGGGCGCGACATCGGCCACCAGCGCAACTACTCCGAGGAGGTCGCGGCCATCGTCGATGACGAGACCAAGAAGCTCCTCGCGACCGCTCACCAGGAGGCCTTCGACATCCTCGAGGAGAACCGGGACGTCCTGGACAACCTGGTTCTGCAGCTCCTGGAGAAGGAGACGCTCTCCAAGCAGGAGGTCGCCGAGATCTTCGAGCCGCTGCGCCGCCGCGACCCGCGCCCGGCCTGGACCGGCTCCGACACCCGCCGCCCCTCGGACCGCCCCGCGGTCGAGATCCCGCAGTGGATCGTCGAGCGCGACAAGGCGGCGGTTGCCAAGGCGATTCGTTCCGCCTCCCAGAAGTCCGCCAACGGTGTCGACCTCAGCAAGCCGACCGAGGCCGGCGCGCCCGAGGCGACCCCGCCTGCCTGATACGGAACAGATGTCCGAGACCTTCGATGATGTAGCGCCCGTCCACGTCCCCGAGCGGGACGTGGCGGACGTTCCTCCGTTCGACCAGAAGCGGGCCGAGGCAGCCGTGCGGGAGCTGCTCTACGCGATCGGGGAGGATCCCGACCGCGAAGGGCTGCTCGAGACCCCCGCCCGGGTCGCCCGCGCCTACCAAGAGGTGACCCGCGGGCTCCATCAGGAGCCCAAGGACGTGCTCACCACGACCTTCGACCTCGGCCATGACGAGATGGTCCTGGTCCGCGACATCGAGCTGTGGTCGATGTGCGAGCACCACCTGGTGCCGTTCACCGGCGTCGCCCACGTCGGTTACATCCCGGCCGAGTCCGGCAAGATCACCGGCCTGTCCAAGCTGGCGCGGCTCGTCGACGTCTTTGCGAAGCGGCCGCAGGTGCAGGAGCGGCTCACCACCCAGGTGGCCGACGCTCTCACCGAGATCCTCGAGGCCCGCGGCGTCATCGTGGTGATCGAGGCCGAGCACCTGTGCATGACGATGCGCGGCGTCAAGAAGGCCGGCGCCCGCACGATCACCAGTGCCGTACGCGGCACGATGCGCTCCAACGCCACTACCCGGGCCGAGGCGATGGCCCTGATCCGGGGCGGAACGCGCTAGGTAGGGTCGTCCCCGTGAACGAGCGCCAGCGAGTGAACCATGAAGTCATCACGCGGCCGCGTCCGGATTCTGGCGCTTGCGCTACGGAGGTGGCCGCGTGAAGGTCATGGGGATCGTCAACGTCACGCCCGACTCGTTCAGCGACGGGGGACGGTTCTTCGCGACCGATGATGCGGTCGCCCATGGCCATGCGCTCCTGGAGCAGGGCGCGGATCTGCTCGACATCGGCGGTGAGTCGACCCGTCCCGGAGCGACCCGACCGCTGGTGGCCGACGAGCTGGCCCGGGTGGTGCCGGTCATCGAGACGCTGGCCGCCGAGGGGGCGACGCTCTCGGTCGACACGATGCGCCCCGAGGTCGCGGCGGCGGCGGTGAAGGCCGGGGCCAAGATCATCAACGACGTCTCGGGCGGCCTGGCCGACCCGGGGATCCTGAAAGTGGCGGCCGACCACGATGCGACCTACGTCGTGATGCACTGGCGCGCGCACGGCGCGGAGATGCAGCACCAGGACCATCTCGTCTACGCCGACGGCGTGGTCGCCACGGTGAAGCAGGAGCTGGAGCAGCGGATCGAGGCGGCGCGGGCCGCGGGGATCCGGGACGACAACATCGTGATCGACCCAGGTCTGGGCTTCTCCAAGACGGCCGATGACAACTGGCGGCTGCTGGCGGGGGTGGAGGAGTTCCACGAGCTCGGCTTCCCGGTGCTCGTCGGGGCGAGCCGCAAGACCTTCCTGGGTCACCTGCTGGCCGCCCCCGACGGCACGCTGCGTCCGGTGACCGAGCGGGAGAGCGCCCACGATGCGATCACCGTGTTCCTGGCGCAACGCGGTGTCTGGGCCACACGTGTTCATGACGTACGTGCTGCCAAGGACGCCCTCGCGGCGGCGGCGAAGTTGAGGAGCATCCGATGAACATTGAGGAACCGGCCGACGAAATCCAGATCCTCGGTCTGGAGTGCTACGGACACCATGGGGTGTTCGACTTCGAGCGTCGCGAGGGGCAGAAGTTCATCATCGACCTGGTCATCGGCACCGACTCCCGCAAGGCGGCGGCGACGGACGACTTGCAAGACACCGTGGATTACGGAAGTCTCGCAATGGCGGTCAAAGCCAATGTTGAGCGCGACCCGGTGGACCTCATCGAAACGCTTGCCCAGCGGATCGCGGACATTTGCCTTGCAGACATCCGCGCACTTTGGGTACGTGTTACGGTTCACAAACCGGGGGCGCCTATCGAAGCGACGTTCAAAGACGTCACCCTGACGATCACCCGGAGGCAGAGCACGTGACAGAAGTACCGAACCCGTACATCATCGACGCCGACACGCTCACCGGGGAGATGCGGCCGATCCGGCGGGCGGTGCTGTCCTTGGGCTCCAATCTCGGTGACCGGTTGGCAAACCTCCAGGACGCGTTGAACACGCTCGCCGAGACCCCGGACGTCTGGGTGACGACGATCTCGCCGGTGTACGAGACCGAGCCGGTCGACTCTCCCGAGGGTTCCGAGCTCTACCTCAACGCGATCGTGCTGGCCGACACCACCCTCACCCCGGCGCGCCTGCTCGACCGGGCGCTCACCATCGAGGACGCCTACGGCCGCTCGCGCAGCGGCATCTTCAACGAGCCGCGCACGCTCGACATCGACGTGATCTCGGTGGGCGACAAGATCCTCGAGGAGGAGTCGCTGACCCTGCCGCACCCGCGTGCCCACCAGCGCGCCTTCGTGCTGAAGCCGTGGCTGGACCTGGAGCCGAGCGCCGACCTTCCGGGCGTCGGTCCGATCTCCGAGCTGCTCGAGCAGTCCGACCAGACCGGCATCACCCGCCGCGACGACCTCGTCCTCGAGCTCTGAGCCGGACCTGAGCACGGCACCGGAGGACCCCGACCAGGGTCCGGAGAAGGATCCCGCCGACGACGAGCGTCGGCTCCGCCCGATGTCGGGCGGAGCGATCACGGCGTGGGCCGTCATCGGAATCGTGGGTGGCTGGCTGGCCCATCCCGTGCTGGAGTCCTGGCGCGGCGTGGCCCCGGTCGTCACCTGGGCGCAGCCGCTGGTGCTGCTGCTGATCGCGGGCGCCCTGGGCGTGACCGCCTGGATCACGCACCGCCAGCTGCAGGTACGCGGCGAGCGGATCGAGGCTCATCAGGCGGTCAACCGGCTGGTGCTCGCCCGCGCCTGCACCCTGGTC includes:
- the ftsH gene encoding ATP-dependent zinc metalloprotease FtsH — protein: MKRIFKGPWLWIILAVLGVILALQYLAPRNGGDEITTSELTEYIQNDQVKEITFVDGDQEIKATLTKDARKGSAEVTTSWVDGDQEALIEMVRKAEAEGDNLKEFNSEVAKPSVLGSILSFLLPFVLIIVLFLFLMNSVQGGGGRGVMQFAKSKAKLITKDMPKTTFADVAGADEAVEELQEIKEFLQEPAKFQAVGAKIPKGVLLYGQPGTGKTLLARAVAGEAGVPFYSISGSDFVEMFVGVGASRVRDLFEQAKENAPAIVFIDEIDAVGRHRGAGMGGGHDEREQTLNQLLVEMDGFDVRGGVILIAATNRPDVLDPALLRPGRFDRQIQVDAPDLAGREKILQVHARGKPLAGDIDLDSVARRTPGFSGADLANVLNEAALLTARSDQKLITNKALDEAIDRVIAGPQKRTRLMSEQEKLITAYHEGGHALVAAALPGPDVVQKITILPRGKALGYNLVMPDDDQYSQTRSSMLNKLSYMLGGRAAEELIFHDPTTGAGNDIEKATNLARAMVTQFGMTERLGAIKLGESNGEPFLGRDIGHQRNYSEEVAAIVDDETKKLLATAHQEAFDILEENRDVLDNLVLQLLEKETLSKQEVAEIFEPLRRRDPRPAWTGSDTRRPSDRPAVEIPQWIVERDKAAVAKAIRSASQKSANGVDLSKPTEAGAPEATPPA
- the folE gene encoding GTP cyclohydrolase I FolE, whose protein sequence is MSETFDDVAPVHVPERDVADVPPFDQKRAEAAVRELLYAIGEDPDREGLLETPARVARAYQEVTRGLHQEPKDVLTTTFDLGHDEMVLVRDIELWSMCEHHLVPFTGVAHVGYIPAESGKITGLSKLARLVDVFAKRPQVQERLTTQVADALTEILEARGVIVVIEAEHLCMTMRGVKKAGARTITSAVRGTMRSNATTRAEAMALIRGGTR
- the folP gene encoding dihydropteroate synthase; this translates as MGIVNVTPDSFSDGGRFFATDDAVAHGHALLEQGADLLDIGGESTRPGATRPLVADELARVVPVIETLAAEGATLSVDTMRPEVAAAAVKAGAKIINDVSGGLADPGILKVAADHDATYVVMHWRAHGAEMQHQDHLVYADGVVATVKQELEQRIEAARAAGIRDDNIVIDPGLGFSKTADDNWRLLAGVEEFHELGFPVLVGASRKTFLGHLLAAPDGTLRPVTERESAHDAITVFLAQRGVWATRVHDVRAAKDALAAAAKLRSIR
- the folB gene encoding dihydroneopterin aldolase — encoded protein: MNIEEPADEIQILGLECYGHHGVFDFERREGQKFIIDLVIGTDSRKAAATDDLQDTVDYGSLAMAVKANVERDPVDLIETLAQRIADICLADIRALWVRVTVHKPGAPIEATFKDVTLTITRRQST
- the folK gene encoding 2-amino-4-hydroxy-6-hydroxymethyldihydropteridine diphosphokinase; its protein translation is MTEVPNPYIIDADTLTGEMRPIRRAVLSLGSNLGDRLANLQDALNTLAETPDVWVTTISPVYETEPVDSPEGSELYLNAIVLADTTLTPARLLDRALTIEDAYGRSRSGIFNEPRTLDIDVISVGDKILEEESLTLPHPRAHQRAFVLKPWLDLEPSADLPGVGPISELLEQSDQTGITRRDDLVLEL
- a CDS encoding DUF3180 domain-containing protein, with protein sequence MSGGAITAWAVIGIVGGWLAHPVLESWRGVAPVVTWAQPLVLLLIAGALGVTAWITHRQLQVRGERIEAHQAVNRLVLARACTLVGALLAGGYLGYAVSWLGYDASTAAGERLVRSALAAVAGIAIVIASRLLEHACRVRKPDEN